From a region of the Thermus caldilimi genome:
- a CDS encoding YkgJ family cysteine cluster protein → MNPVEVHWLALEADLADYLARKEITPSCRAGCFACCHGLVTLSRLEGEALLPHLNEAQRSRLLKEGPRRLTLLKNGKNDPHFPSQFFLTRTPCPFLEEGLCGVYPWRPLACRGLLTQGDPGLCEPEADLQQGHFLSAPWRMAHLRMEAVWEEEKRRYGFLVLGELATLLYLLLSGFPGERKEAETLLEALGILGGRCGFQVV, encoded by the coding sequence ATGAACCCGGTGGAAGTCCATTGGCTAGCCCTCGAAGCGGACTTGGCCGACTACCTGGCCAGGAAAGAGATTACCCCCTCCTGCCGTGCGGGATGCTTTGCCTGCTGTCATGGCCTGGTGACCCTTTCCCGCCTGGAAGGGGAAGCCCTTCTTCCCCACCTCAACGAGGCCCAGCGCTCCAGGCTCCTTAAGGAAGGCCCCAGGCGGCTTACCCTTCTCAAGAACGGCAAGAACGACCCTCATTTCCCAAGCCAGTTCTTTCTAACCCGCACCCCCTGCCCCTTTCTGGAAGAGGGCCTCTGCGGTGTCTATCCCTGGCGTCCGCTTGCCTGCCGGGGGCTTCTCACCCAAGGCGACCCCGGGCTCTGCGAACCCGAGGCGGACCTGCAACAGGGCCATTTTCTTTCCGCTCCCTGGCGCATGGCCCACCTGCGCATGGAGGCAGTTTGGGAGGAGGAAAAAAGGCGGTACGGCTTCCTGGTCCTTGGGGAGCTAGCCACCCTTTTGTACCTGCTTCTTTCCGGGTTCCCTGGGGAAAGGAAGGAGGCGGAAACCCTCCTGGAGGCGCTGGGGATCCTGGGGGGGCGGTGTGGGTTCCAGGTGGTATAA
- a CDS encoding CDGSH iron-sulfur domain-containing protein, which yields MKLRFRQDGPYVLDLPEGTPFRLNGEERRLERAKLALCRCGHSRNKPFCDGTHKEVGFQAERGELEIEP from the coding sequence ATGAAGCTTCGCTTCCGCCAGGATGGGCCCTACGTGTTGGACTTGCCCGAAGGAACTCCCTTCCGGCTCAACGGGGAAGAAAGGCGCCTGGAAAGGGCCAAGCTGGCCCTTTGCCGCTGCGGCCATTCCCGGAACAAGCCCTTCTGCGACGGAACCCACAAGGAGGTGGGGTTTCAAGCGGAAAGGGGGGAACTGGAAATAGAGCCCTAG
- a CDS encoding copper chaperone Copz family protein encodes MLCPQNGKVGLEVPLKTVKNFLTGKALARMDPASPHYLCQDPACPVVYYGQEGVFLREEVRFPIYDKGASLVCYCFDWTREGLAEALRQGQDPVAQVEEGVRTKRCACDQRNPRGRCCFSTLKAEVARLA; translated from the coding sequence ATGCTTTGCCCGCAGAATGGAAAGGTAGGCCTCGAGGTGCCCTTGAAGACGGTGAAGAACTTCCTCACGGGGAAGGCCCTGGCGCGAATGGACCCGGCTAGCCCCCACTACCTTTGCCAGGATCCCGCTTGCCCGGTGGTCTACTACGGCCAGGAGGGGGTATTTCTCCGGGAAGAGGTGCGCTTCCCCATCTACGATAAGGGAGCCTCCCTTGTCTGCTACTGCTTCGACTGGACCCGGGAAGGGTTGGCAGAGGCCTTGCGCCAAGGACAGGACCCGGTGGCCCAGGTGGAAGAAGGGGTCAGGACCAAGCGATGCGCCTGTGATCAGCGCAACCCCAGGGGGCGTTGCTGCTTTTCTACCCTGAAGGCGGAGGTGGCCAGGCTTGCCTGA
- a CDS encoding glycosyltransferase, which produces MRIAQIAPLYEAVPPKFYGGTERVVHALVEELVRRGHEVTLFASADSRTSARLVPMAEGGLRLTGARDGLALHMAMLEEVYLETDRFDIIHSHVDDLAFPFARHSSTPTLTTLHGRLDLPEGLRPRTDL; this is translated from the coding sequence ATGCGGATCGCTCAGATTGCGCCGCTTTACGAGGCTGTTCCACCCAAGTTTTATGGCGGAACGGAGCGGGTAGTGCATGCCCTGGTGGAGGAACTGGTGCGCCGCGGGCATGAGGTTACCCTCTTTGCCTCAGCGGACTCCCGCACCAGTGCCCGCCTGGTGCCTATGGCGGAGGGAGGGTTGCGCCTTACGGGGGCCAGGGATGGTCTGGCCCTCCACATGGCCATGTTGGAGGAGGTCTACTTGGAGACGGACCGTTTTGACATCATTCACTCCCACGTGGATGACCTTGCCTTTCCCTTCGCCCGCCACAGCTCAACCCCTACCCTGACCACCCTCCACGGCCGCTTGGACTTGCCGGAGGGCTTGCGCCCCAGGACTGACCTCTAG
- a CDS encoding hydroxymethylglutaryl-CoA lyase, which produces MEKVKWVECPRDAWQGFSRPIPTEEKVAFLHRLLEAGFRHLDLTSFVSPKWVPQMADAEAVLAALPPPEGRTYLAIVANEKGLERALKAPNLTHVGYPFSLSETFQRKNTNRSIEDSWPLVAEMVRATEGRLGLVVYLSMAFGNPYGDPWSLEAVLEAIGRLRALGVREIALADTYGVAEASRIQEVLGEAVARFGPEGLGAHLHARPEGVLAKVEAVLGAGVRWLEGALAGVGGCPFAGDELVGNLPTEKVLPYLEEKGYATGIDLNALPELAGEAARLKLLYG; this is translated from the coding sequence ATGGAAAAGGTGAAGTGGGTGGAGTGCCCCAGGGACGCCTGGCAAGGGTTTTCCCGCCCCATCCCCACCGAGGAAAAGGTGGCCTTTTTACACCGACTGCTGGAAGCGGGGTTTCGCCATCTGGACCTGACCAGCTTCGTCTCCCCCAAGTGGGTACCCCAGATGGCGGACGCGGAGGCGGTCTTGGCCGCCTTGCCGCCCCCGGAAGGGCGCACCTATTTGGCCATCGTGGCCAACGAAAAGGGCCTGGAAAGGGCGCTAAAGGCCCCAAACCTCACCCACGTGGGCTACCCCTTCTCCCTCTCGGAAACCTTCCAGCGCAAGAACACGAACCGCTCCATTGAGGACTCCTGGCCCCTGGTGGCGGAGATGGTGCGGGCCACGGAGGGGAGGCTTGGCCTCGTGGTCTACCTCTCCATGGCCTTCGGCAACCCCTACGGGGATCCCTGGAGCCTGGAGGCCGTCCTGGAAGCCATCGGAAGGCTCCGGGCGCTGGGGGTGCGGGAGATCGCCCTGGCGGACACCTACGGGGTGGCGGAGGCAAGCCGTATCCAGGAGGTGCTAGGGGAGGCCGTGGCCCGCTTTGGCCCCGAAGGCCTGGGGGCCCACCTCCACGCCCGGCCCGAGGGGGTCTTGGCCAAGGTGGAGGCGGTGCTGGGGGCGGGGGTGCGCTGGCTGGAGGGGGCCTTGGCGGGGGTGGGGGGCTGCCCCTTTGCCGGGGACGAACTGGTGGGCAACCTGCCCACGGAAAAAGTGCTCCCTTATTTGGAAGAAAAGGGCTACGCCACGGGAATAGACCTAAACGCCCTCCCCGAGCTGGCGGGGGAAGCTGCCCGTCTAAAGCTCTTGTATGGCTAG
- a CDS encoding DinB family protein, translating into MASLAPFLQALEPGVFPAVSAWIKGLKEVELHLDRWAFDLSEEGFWWRPKEGLNPIGGLVRHITGSSLRLLSYAFPQELPDWARKGREWELGGEPEAKEVVEARFREAWARLLSAFQSLREEELGQEVPVGTQGLKAPRAHILHHLVEHAQHHAGQIIYARKLLG; encoded by the coding sequence ATGGCCAGTCTTGCGCCTTTCCTGCAAGCCCTAGAACCCGGGGTTTTCCCGGCCGTTTCCGCCTGGATCAAGGGCCTTAAGGAAGTGGAGCTCCACCTGGACCGCTGGGCCTTCGACCTTTCCGAGGAGGGTTTTTGGTGGCGGCCCAAGGAGGGGCTGAACCCCATCGGGGGCCTGGTGCGCCACATCACCGGAAGCTCCTTGCGGCTTCTTTCCTACGCCTTCCCCCAGGAGCTTCCCGACTGGGCCAGAAAGGGGCGGGAGTGGGAGCTAGGAGGGGAGCCCGAGGCCAAGGAGGTGGTGGAGGCCCGCTTCCGGGAGGCTTGGGCTAGGCTCCTTTCCGCCTTCCAGAGCCTGCGGGAGGAGGAGCTCGGCCAGGAGGTTCCGGTGGGTACCCAGGGTCTTAAGGCTCCCAGGGCTCATATCCTCCACCACCTGGTGGAGCATGCCCAGCACCATGCGGGACAGATCATCTACGCCCGCAAGCTCCTGGGCTGA
- the treS gene encoding maltose alpha-D-glucosyltransferase yields the protein MDPFWYKDAVIYQLHVRSFFDANDDGYGDFEGLRRKLAYLEALGVNTLWLMPFFQSPLRDDGYDISDYYQILPVHGTLEDFQRFLDEAHERGMRVIVELVLNHTSIDHPWFQEARKPGSPLRDFYVWSHTPEKYQGVRVIFQDFEPSNWTFDPVAGAYYWHRFYHHQPDLNWDNPEVERAMHQVMFFWADLGVDGFRLDAIPYLYEREGTSCENLPETIEAVKRLRKALEERYGPGKVLLAEANMWPEETLPYFGEGDGVHMAYNFPLMPRLFLALRREDRGPIEAMLQETEGIPEAAQWALFLRNHDELTLEKVTEEEREFLWEVYAPDPRYRINLGIRRRLMPLLGGDRRRFELLHALLFTLKGSPILYYGDEIGMGDNPFLGDRNGVRTPMQWSADRNAGFSRAPYHRLFLPPVSEGPYSYQFVNVEAQQENPHSLLNFIRRFLGIRHRYAKIFGRGALRLLPVTNRRILAYEREYEGERILVVANLSRYTQAFDLPLEGYEGQVPVELFSQNPFPPVEGRYRLALGPHGFSLFALRPKEEVERLYLPDWAASGEDAVEVLLPFIPLSGGVESLFIDTLVDETARAAFLRALGEALKERAWLASRPVRVELKDALRFRKDPPLYLTLLRLEGEGVVQEAFLPIALRPEREGPGVFAQVRGTGGYLFELSQDPDFYTLLLRRLAQGFEGRSLRAHYRGRYQGPVPEALELLRPGLAAGEGVWLQVGLVQDGWLDRTERLLSHLDLPWILKPGGGLYWERGRERRVLALTGTLPSGRPQEAFAYALRLAGEGLARLQDHPVGQGALGLMADALRELEALVRLLGVRLALLHRALREVEGEGDGVPLLNRGLGAFVEVEGEVFLLALGKEARGLPLMDLARLAYDLERALYLAAEEVTEAESWVDPATDFLEEALFQAYQEAAQEALESLERFPQVMLALAQEQALREEKPSRQEVLKRWQRRVGDGKG from the coding sequence GTGGATCCCTTTTGGTACAAGGATGCGGTTATCTACCAGCTCCACGTGCGTTCCTTTTTTGACGCCAACGACGACGGCTACGGGGACTTTGAGGGCCTGAGGAGGAAGCTTGCCTACCTGGAGGCCCTGGGGGTCAACACCCTATGGCTCATGCCCTTCTTCCAGTCTCCCCTGCGGGACGACGGGTACGATATCTCGGACTACTACCAGATCCTTCCCGTCCACGGGACCCTGGAGGACTTCCAGCGCTTTCTGGACGAAGCCCACGAAAGGGGGATGCGGGTGATCGTTGAACTGGTTCTCAACCATACCTCCATCGACCACCCCTGGTTCCAGGAGGCCAGGAAGCCGGGTAGCCCTTTGCGGGACTTTTACGTGTGGAGCCACACCCCGGAGAAGTACCAGGGGGTTAGGGTCATCTTCCAGGACTTTGAGCCCAGCAACTGGACCTTCGACCCGGTGGCCGGGGCCTACTACTGGCACCGCTTCTACCACCACCAGCCCGACCTCAACTGGGATAACCCCGAGGTGGAAAGGGCCATGCACCAGGTGATGTTCTTCTGGGCCGACCTGGGGGTGGATGGCTTCCGTCTGGACGCCATCCCCTACCTCTACGAGCGGGAGGGGACCAGTTGCGAGAACCTGCCTGAGACCATCGAGGCGGTGAAGCGCCTGCGCAAGGCCTTAGAGGAGCGGTATGGCCCCGGCAAGGTCCTCTTGGCCGAGGCCAACATGTGGCCCGAGGAAACCCTGCCCTACTTTGGCGAGGGGGATGGAGTGCACATGGCCTACAACTTCCCCCTGATGCCCCGGCTCTTCCTGGCCCTGCGCCGGGAGGACCGGGGGCCCATCGAGGCCATGCTTCAGGAGACGGAAGGCATACCCGAGGCTGCCCAGTGGGCCCTTTTCCTGCGCAACCACGACGAGCTGACCCTGGAGAAGGTCACGGAGGAGGAGCGGGAGTTCCTGTGGGAGGTCTATGCCCCCGATCCCCGGTACCGGATCAACCTGGGGATCCGCCGCCGCCTCATGCCCCTTCTGGGCGGGGATAGGCGCCGCTTTGAGCTTCTCCACGCCCTCCTTTTCACCCTCAAGGGAAGCCCCATCCTCTACTACGGGGACGAGATCGGCATGGGGGATAACCCCTTCCTAGGGGACCGCAACGGGGTAAGGACCCCCATGCAGTGGTCGGCGGACCGGAATGCGGGCTTTTCCCGCGCTCCCTACCATCGCCTCTTTCTGCCTCCGGTGAGCGAGGGGCCTTACAGCTACCAGTTTGTGAACGTGGAGGCCCAGCAGGAGAATCCCCACTCCCTTCTTAACTTCATCCGCCGCTTCCTAGGCATCCGCCACCGGTACGCCAAGATCTTCGGCCGGGGGGCTTTGCGCCTACTGCCTGTGACGAACCGGCGCATCCTGGCTTATGAGAGGGAGTATGAGGGGGAGAGGATCCTGGTGGTGGCGAACCTCTCCCGCTACACCCAGGCCTTTGACCTGCCCTTGGAGGGGTACGAGGGGCAGGTCCCGGTGGAGCTTTTTTCCCAGAACCCTTTTCCCCCGGTGGAGGGCCGCTACCGCCTGGCCTTGGGGCCCCACGGCTTCAGCCTCTTCGCCCTAAGGCCCAAAGAGGAGGTGGAACGCCTCTACCTTCCCGACTGGGCAGCATCCGGGGAGGATGCGGTGGAAGTCCTCCTGCCCTTCATCCCCCTTTCCGGGGGGGTGGAGAGCCTCTTCATAGATACCCTAGTGGACGAAACGGCCCGGGCCGCCTTTTTAAGGGCCTTGGGGGAGGCCCTTAAGGAACGGGCTTGGTTGGCCTCGAGGCCTGTAAGGGTGGAGCTTAAGGATGCCCTTCGTTTCCGGAAAGACCCCCCCTTGTACCTCACCCTCTTGCGCCTCGAGGGGGAGGGGGTAGTTCAAGAGGCCTTTTTGCCCATCGCCCTCCGCCCGGAAAGGGAGGGGCCTGGGGTTTTTGCCCAGGTGCGGGGCACGGGGGGTTACCTCTTTGAGCTTTCCCAGGACCCCGATTTCTACACCCTGCTCTTGAGGCGGCTTGCCCAGGGATTTGAGGGCCGAAGCCTCAGGGCCCACTACCGGGGCCGTTACCAGGGCCCGGTTCCCGAGGCCTTGGAACTCCTCCGCCCGGGTCTAGCGGCGGGGGAAGGGGTTTGGCTCCAGGTGGGGTTGGTCCAGGATGGCTGGCTGGACCGGACGGAGCGGCTTCTTTCCCACCTGGATCTCCCCTGGATCCTGAAGCCCGGGGGTGGGCTTTACTGGGAACGGGGCCGGGAGCGGCGGGTTCTTGCCCTTACCGGCACCCTGCCTTCCGGTCGGCCCCAAGAGGCGTTTGCCTACGCCTTAAGGCTGGCGGGAGAGGGCCTGGCCCGGCTACAGGACCATCCGGTGGGGCAAGGGGCCTTGGGTCTGATGGCGGATGCCCTCCGAGAGCTCGAGGCTCTGGTCCGGCTACTGGGGGTGCGGCTTGCCCTTCTGCACCGGGCCTTGCGGGAGGTAGAGGGGGAGGGGGATGGGGTACCCCTATTAAACCGCGGCCTGGGGGCTTTTGTGGAGGTGGAAGGGGAGGTTTTCCTTCTTGCCCTGGGAAAGGAAGCCCGGGGCCTGCCCCTTATGGACCTGGCCCGGCTGGCCTACGATCTGGAGCGGGCCCTTTACCTGGCTGCCGAGGAAGTAACCGAGGCGGAAAGCTGGGTGGACCCCGCTACGGACTTTCTGGAGGAGGCCCTTTTTCAGGCCTACCAGGAGGCGGCCCAAGAGGCTTTGGAGTCTCTGGAGCGGTTTCCCCAGGTCATGCTGGCCTTGGCCCAGGAGCAGGCCTTGCGGGAGGAGAAGCCAAGCCGGCAAGAGGTGCTTAAGCGCTGGCAAAGGAGGGTTGGGGACGGGAAGGGCTAG
- a CDS encoding acyl-CoA carboxylase subunit beta → MLGQPTSRLESKLRPEEREGPVYKANKDAWVALVRDFRESLERVRQGGGPKAVERQHKKGRLTARERIARLLEPGTEFYELMAFAGWGMYEEWGGAPAGGVITGLGQIQGQTWMIIANDATVKAGAFFPITAKKVIRAQTMALENRIPTLYLVDSAGVFLPLQDEVFPDQDDFGRIFYLNARMSALGIPQISAIMGNCVAGGAYLPVMTDVLIMTEGSGLYLAGPALVKAAIGQEVTSEELGGARMHFEVSGTVDFYEPSDEAAIERIRKLIALYPPPRLAPWAEGRKEPREPLYPAEDLYGLIAPDGSRPYDLREVIARLVDGSEFLEYKGGYGETLVTGFARIGGFPVGIVGNQRLILKKKGRIEVGGVIYAEAADKAARFILEVNQMNIPLLFLQDVTGFMVGKESEQAGIIRRGAKLVNAVSNSVVPKITLILGGSFGAGNYALAGKAYAPRFLFAWPSAKYAVMGGAQAAKTLLELEVEKLRREGKEPSDEELKELYERIKGRYEETLDPRYAAARLWVDGVIFPHETRKWLIRALEACALNPEREPFRVGVFQV, encoded by the coding sequence ATGCTAGGCCAGCCCACGAGCCGCCTTGAGAGCAAGCTTCGCCCGGAGGAGCGGGAAGGTCCCGTCTACAAAGCCAATAAGGACGCCTGGGTGGCCCTGGTGCGGGACTTCAGGGAAAGCTTGGAGCGGGTGCGCCAAGGGGGCGGGCCCAAGGCCGTAGAGCGGCAGCACAAAAAGGGACGCCTCACCGCCCGGGAGCGGATCGCCAGGCTTTTGGAACCGGGGACGGAGTTCTACGAGCTCATGGCCTTTGCCGGGTGGGGAATGTACGAGGAGTGGGGCGGGGCCCCCGCAGGCGGGGTCATCACCGGCCTAGGGCAGATCCAGGGCCAGACCTGGATGATCATCGCCAACGACGCCACGGTGAAGGCGGGAGCTTTTTTCCCCATCACCGCCAAGAAGGTGATCCGGGCCCAGACCATGGCCCTGGAAAACCGCATTCCCACCCTGTACCTGGTGGACTCCGCCGGGGTTTTCCTACCCCTCCAGGACGAGGTCTTCCCGGACCAGGACGACTTCGGCCGCATCTTCTACCTCAACGCCCGCATGTCCGCCCTGGGCATCCCCCAGATCTCCGCCATCATGGGCAACTGCGTGGCCGGGGGCGCCTACCTCCCCGTCATGACCGACGTCCTCATCATGACCGAGGGAAGCGGCCTCTACCTGGCGGGCCCAGCCCTGGTAAAGGCGGCCATCGGGCAGGAGGTGACGAGCGAGGAGCTGGGTGGGGCCCGCATGCACTTTGAGGTCTCGGGCACCGTGGACTTTTACGAACCCAGCGACGAAGCGGCCATCGAGAGGATCCGAAAGCTCATCGCCCTCTACCCGCCCCCCAGGCTCGCCCCCTGGGCGGAAGGACGCAAGGAACCCAGGGAACCCCTTTACCCCGCCGAAGACCTCTACGGCCTCATCGCCCCCGACGGCAGCCGCCCCTACGACCTTCGGGAGGTGATCGCCCGCCTTGTGGACGGCTCGGAGTTCCTGGAGTACAAGGGGGGGTACGGGGAGACCCTGGTCACGGGCTTCGCCCGCATCGGGGGCTTCCCCGTGGGCATCGTGGGCAACCAGCGCCTCATCCTGAAGAAGAAGGGACGAATCGAGGTGGGTGGGGTGATCTACGCGGAGGCGGCGGACAAAGCGGCCCGGTTCATCCTCGAGGTCAACCAAATGAACATCCCCCTCCTTTTCCTCCAGGACGTGACAGGCTTCATGGTGGGGAAGGAGTCGGAGCAGGCGGGGATCATCCGCCGGGGAGCCAAACTGGTCAATGCCGTGAGCAACTCGGTGGTGCCCAAGATCACCCTGATCCTGGGAGGCTCCTTCGGAGCGGGAAACTACGCCCTGGCGGGCAAGGCCTACGCCCCCCGCTTCCTCTTCGCCTGGCCCAGCGCCAAGTACGCGGTGATGGGTGGGGCCCAGGCGGCCAAGACCCTCTTGGAGCTGGAGGTGGAAAAGCTCAGGCGGGAGGGGAAGGAACCCTCGGACGAGGAGCTAAAGGAGCTTTACGAGCGCATCAAGGGCCGCTACGAGGAAACCCTGGACCCCCGGTACGCCGCCGCCCGGCTCTGGGTGGACGGGGTGATCTTCCCCCACGAAACCCGGAAGTGGCTCATCCGGGCCCTCGAGGCCTGCGCCCTGAACCCCGAGCGGGAGCCTTTTAGAGTGGGGGTGTTCCAGGTCTAA
- the tilS gene encoding tRNA lysidine(34) synthetase TilS, whose protein sequence is MPEGFPQELEEAFQKRLARLAPRDPLVLAVSGGGDSVALAHLVKRAGREAVVAHLDHALRPESREDRAFVKALAERLGFPFYAERVEVARVARERGENLEAVAREIRYAFLHRVAKEVKAKAILTAHTLDDQAETVLLKLLQGTARGLGIREKEGLVVRPLLAFRREELRAYLKALGEAWREDSSNQDLSRDRNYLRLKVLPLVEERFPGAKEALSRFAQVRMEEEAHLEKEAKARLLPDPRFFVPAYRAVPLLEAPGALRRRALRWMLEALDLRPEARLIALLEEALGGKVATLPGGYTARRKGGTLFLLPPAPRLPLPLGFRRPLPGDYLAMPYGRKRLVDFLGEKGVPKELKPLWPVRAEGKRVVEVLGFYPPSEEERYMALALEEARRAFQEGEVPVGAVLVVGERVYRAHNQVEATRDPTAHAEMLLLREVGRGARGGRLYVTLEPCRMCLHALKEAGVEVVYGVENLKEGALTRFGQGEGLRGGVLEGECAKLLKGFFARLREGCRSG, encoded by the coding sequence TTGCCTGAGGGCTTCCCGCAGGAATTGGAGGAAGCTTTCCAGAAGCGCCTGGCCCGGCTTGCGCCCCGGGACCCTTTGGTGCTGGCGGTTTCCGGGGGCGGGGATTCCGTGGCCCTGGCCCACCTGGTGAAGCGGGCTGGGCGGGAGGCGGTGGTGGCCCATCTGGACCACGCCCTGCGCCCGGAAAGCAGGGAGGATAGGGCCTTTGTGAAGGCCCTGGCGGAAAGGCTTGGCTTTCCCTTTTATGCCGAGCGGGTGGAGGTGGCCAGGGTGGCCAGGGAACGGGGGGAGAACCTCGAGGCGGTGGCCCGGGAGATCCGCTACGCCTTCCTGCACCGGGTGGCCAAGGAGGTGAAGGCCAAGGCCATCCTCACCGCCCATACCCTGGACGACCAGGCGGAAACCGTGCTCCTCAAACTCCTTCAGGGCACGGCCCGGGGCCTGGGTATCCGGGAAAAGGAGGGGCTTGTGGTCCGCCCCCTTCTGGCCTTTCGCCGCGAGGAGTTAAGGGCCTACCTCAAGGCCCTGGGGGAAGCGTGGCGGGAGGATTCCTCCAACCAGGACCTTTCCCGGGATCGCAACTACCTGAGGCTTAAGGTGCTTCCCCTTGTGGAGGAGCGGTTTCCTGGGGCCAAGGAGGCGCTTTCCCGCTTTGCCCAGGTGCGGATGGAGGAGGAGGCTCACCTGGAGAAGGAGGCCAAAGCCCGCCTCCTACCCGATCCCCGCTTCTTCGTGCCCGCCTACCGGGCGGTACCTCTTTTGGAGGCTCCTGGGGCCCTTAGACGGAGGGCTTTGCGCTGGATGCTGGAGGCCTTAGACCTCCGGCCTGAGGCCCGGCTTATCGCCCTTCTGGAGGAGGCTTTAGGGGGCAAGGTGGCCACCCTGCCCGGCGGCTACACGGCCAGGCGCAAAGGAGGTACCCTTTTTCTCCTTCCCCCCGCGCCCAGGCTGCCCCTTCCCCTCGGGTTCCGCCGCCCCTTGCCGGGAGACTACCTGGCCATGCCCTACGGGAGAAAGCGCCTGGTGGACTTTTTGGGGGAGAAAGGGGTACCTAAGGAGCTCAAGCCCCTTTGGCCGGTGAGGGCGGAGGGTAAGCGGGTGGTGGAGGTGCTGGGCTTCTATCCTCCCTCCGAGGAGGAGCGGTACATGGCCTTGGCCCTCGAGGAGGCCAGGCGGGCCTTCCAGGAGGGGGAGGTACCGGTGGGGGCGGTCTTGGTGGTGGGGGAAAGGGTGTACAGGGCTCACAATCAGGTGGAGGCTACCCGGGACCCCACGGCCCATGCGGAGATGCTCCTCCTTAGGGAGGTGGGCCGTGGGGCCCGGGGAGGAAGGCTTTACGTGACCCTGGAGCCGTGTCGCATGTGCCTTCATGCCCTGAAGGAGGCCGGGGTGGAGGTGGTCTACGGGGTGGAGAATCTGAAGGAGGGGGCCTTGACCCGGTTCGGCCAGGGGGAAGGCCTCAGGGGTGGCGTCCTGGAAGGGGAGTGTGCTAAGCTCCTAAAGGGTTTCTTCGCCCGGCTCAGGGAGGGGTGCCGGAGCGGTTGA
- a CDS encoding DUF3197 domain-containing protein, which yields MERVGLRASPRITLEALKEALKGVRFPEAKVYFLTDWQDRRHQARYALLIHGGKKDLLTPDAFGPAFQGGEEALSELVSLLLGLGARKFYEAVVSPGEMTALLELPPEELLRRVNAIANPADPGIYLKRAA from the coding sequence ATGGAACGCGTTGGCCTGCGCGCTTCTCCCAGGATTACCCTCGAGGCCCTCAAGGAGGCCCTGAAGGGGGTGCGTTTCCCCGAGGCCAAGGTCTATTTCCTCACCGACTGGCAGGACCGCCGGCACCAGGCCCGGTACGCCCTTCTCATCCACGGGGGTAAGAAGGACCTTCTCACCCCTGACGCCTTCGGCCCCGCCTTTCAGGGAGGGGAAGAGGCGCTTTCGGAACTGGTTAGCCTTTTGCTGGGGCTTGGGGCCAGGAAGTTCTACGAGGCGGTGGTTTCCCCAGGGGAGATGACCGCCCTCTTGGAACTGCCCCCGGAGGAACTCCTCCGCCGGGTGAACGCCATCGCCAACCCCGCCGACCCCGGCATTTACCTGAAACGGGCCGCCTAG